In Citrus sinensis cultivar Valencia sweet orange chromosome 4, DVS_A1.0, whole genome shotgun sequence, one DNA window encodes the following:
- the LOC102624906 gene encoding uncharacterized protein LOC102624906 has product MSQQAVTTMILPIISSLMMRKTMEVIPPSFRKLWKEWDLRVTVLLSLTLQIVLVVLGNRRKFDSKLWIRIVVWSAYLAADSVATFALGILSGNLTDLFDEHVKTLDANTELEAFWAPFLLVHLGGPDTITAYSLEDNELWLRHLLGLIVQTTIAFYVFLMAWTGGSHLSILSIPMFVVAFIKYGERTWVLRSAVNEKLRQSLFTSTSHRHDSSSSSRDIDLFRDEYKVKNDEGYITTRRTVMASEVQLPVDFSVIVDCSNSLPYKEKLLTVYGYLQLTKCLFLDAGLSSRDRDSSKSVFRYLSSEDAFEVVEMELGLIYDLLYTKAPLLYTLWGLALRLLTFFVTCCVLVLFTFLQQKQQYESKVDLSITFLLLVFPIILEIYSAMFMLIPSDQFLIWLVRRNSVSTLHYALSSLLKSPRWSHKMCQLSLLSFIVVEPKHPPCHRILKLSGIEKKLEKQWWVDHEEVPKVLKEVIFRFFKEKAMETKPWESNSKSLIVPGAKRNVDAGDKLITEAAPNFEDDLGENILFWHIITEVFFCLDEQTFEADIAVHCKSIKQISRYMFYLLVAHPSMFSVGVLDMSSFEHTVHRVRDKIQVEVPEDHIHDRKTVCRDLVDEDYYTKFHGSDRLLYNATCAAAHLMKKYGDQGLAEKWNELGCTWLKILALAARKTKGNQHGQQLRGGGELLTHVWLLMAHFGLTDHFQIEPLINRLHVK; this is encoded by the exons ATGTCTCAGCAAGCAGTGACGACTATGATTCTCCCAA tcaTTAGCAGTTTGATGATGAGGAAAACAATGGAGGTAATTCCCCCAAGCTTTCGGAAACTGTGGAAGGAATGGGATCTGCGAGTGACGGTTCTCCTTAGCCTGACCCTCCAAATAGTACTCGTCGTTTTGGGTAACCGCAGAAAGTTTGATTCCAAGCTTTGGATCAGAATTGTTGTCTGGTCTGCATACTTGGCTGCAGACTCGGTGGCGACTTTTGCTCTTGGTATTCTTTCAGGCAACCTCACAGATTTGTTTGATGAACACGTCAAAACTCTCGATGCAAACACAGAATTAGAAGCATTCTGGGCTCCATTTCTGCTTGTACACCTGGGTGGTCCGGATACTATAACTGCTTATTCCTTGGAAGATAACGAACTCTGGTTGAGGCATCTGCTTGGACTAATTGTCCAGACAACAATTGCTTTCTATGTCTTTCTTATGGCTTGGACAGGTGGTTCCCATCTTTCGATTCTGTCCATTCCGATGTTTGTTGTTGCGTTTATCAAGTATGGAGAACGAACGTGGGTGCTCCGGTCAGCTGTCAACGAGAAACTCAGACAGTCCTTGTTCACAAGTACTTCTCATCGTCATGATTCTAGTTCCAGTTCCAGAGACATTGACTTGTTTCGTGATGAATACAAAGTTAAGAATGACGAGGGATATATTACAACGAGAAGAACAGTAATGGCTTCCGAGGTTCAGCTTCCAGTAGATTTCTCAGTCATTGTTGATTGCAGTAACTCCCTTccttacaaagaaaaattgctGACTGTGTATGGATATCTGCAACTAACTAAGTGCCTTTTTTTGGACGCCGGACTCAGCTCTAGAGACAGAGACAGTAGCAAATCTGTCTTCAGATATCTTTCTTCAGAGGATGCTTTTGAAGTTGTTGAAATGGAGCTTGGACTGATATATGATTTGCTATACACCAAAGCACCGCTACTATATACTCTTTGGGGGCTGGCCCTTCGCCTGCTCACTTTCTTTGTCACCTGTTGTGTGCTGGTGCTCTTCACTTTTCTTCAGCAAAAACAACAGTATGAATCAAAAGTTGATCTTTCCATAACATTCTTGTTGTTAGTCTTTCCAATTATCCTAGAGATATATTCAGCAATGTTTATGCTGATCCCTTCGGATCAATTTCTCATTTGGTTAGTTAGGCGTAACAGTGTTTCCACATTGCATTATGCCCtttcttctttattaaaaagtcCTAGGTGGTCGCATAAAATGTGTCAGCTCAGTTTGCTAAGCTTCATTGTAGTCGAACCCAAACACCCGCCTTGCCACAGAATACTTAAGCTCTCAGGCATTGAGAAAAAGCTGGAAAAGCAATGGTGGGTAGATCATGAAGAAGTCCCTAAAGTCCTTAAAGAAGTGATCTTCCGGTTCTTCAAGGAGAAAGCTATGGAAACGAAGCCATGGGAAAGCAATAGCAAATCTTTGATTGTGCCTGGTGCCAAAAGAAATGTTGATGCTGGTGACAAACTGATTACTGAGGCTGCTCCAAACTTTGAAGATGACCTTGGGGAAAACATTCTCTTCTGGCACATTATTACAGAAGTTTTCTTCTGCTTAGATGAGCAAACCTTTGAAGCAGACATTGCTGTACATTGTAAGtcaatcaaacaaatttcaaGATATATGTTCTATCTGTTAGTGGCGCATCCCTCCATGTTCTCAGTTGGAGTACTGGATATGAGTAGCTTTGAACATACAGTTCATCGTGTTAGGGATAAAATACAAGTAGAAGTTCCTGAAGATCATATTCATGATCGAAAGACGGTATGTAGAGATCTGGTTGACGAAGATTACTATACAAAATTTCACGGCTCAGACAGACTTTTATACAATGCAACGTGTGCAGCTGCCCATCTAATGAAGAAATACGGAGACCag GGTCTAGCAGAgaaatggaatgaattgggcTGCACTTGGTTGAAAATTCTGGCACTAGCAGCACGCAAGACTAAAGGAAACCAGCATGGTCAACAACTACGAGGTGGTGGTGAATTACTCACTCATGTTTGGCTTCTCATGGCTCATTTTGGTTTAACCGACCACTTCCAGATAGAACCACTAATAAATAGACTtcatgttaaataa